CTAGTCTCTTCCCAAAGGATGTGAGAAGCATCAGAGATGTGCTAATGCGAGGTAGGGAATCGGCCCTTCCTGAACAATCGCTTTCCCATTCCAGAACACTTTTGCCTTTAGAAAATGCTTCCCTCCCCTATGCCAAGTCAAGATTTCAAATATCCGATTTTAAAGATGTGTATCCCCGTGAGAGCCCTTCTGgaaacccattttaaaattaactgttggagttcccgtcatggcacagtggaaaggaatccgactaggaacatgaggttgggggctcaatccctggcctccctcagtgggttaaggatctggcgtagccttgagctttggtgtaggccagcagctgtagctccaattggaacctccatatgctgcaggtgcggccctaaaataaaataaaataaaaactgttattgCCTTAGGCGTGGCTACACAAATCAAAGAGATGGGGcgcagagagagaaagcagcgCTCAAGCCCCTCTTCACTGGAGAAAATAGTCTGTGAGCATTTCTCTGGGGTGACTTTACTGCAGCCACCCATCTCCATGGGACCCACGGTGGAGAGAGGAAAGGCAGGGCTTGTGTATTTAGTACCACAGACACTTGCTGAGCaatgaatgaaaaatagaagaaagtacAGCAGTGGGCTGTGAACGGAAGCAGGTTAGCTGGGCGCCATTCAGATTAAGAATGGCCTTCAATATCCTGTCTGCCTCTTCTCCTTCCAGAAGCCAAAAGGTCCACATTCATCCTAAATCAGACGGTGGCTATTCTACAGTGTATTGGTTCGGGGAGCAAAGTCAAAATCAACCTTGCATATTCGGAGAAAAGGCGAAAGGTCAAGCATACTCTGAAGAGCCTGACAATCGTGGCTGTTCCCCATGGAAACAGCACTGCCTCGCCAAGCTGTCACCTAACCCCCACATCCAAGCTCCAGACTGGATCCCTTGTAATAGGCAAAGGTGAGATTGGAAAATGAGATGGAGGTAGGCAATGACTTTCGGTTGACCTCCTCGGAGGCAGGTGGAGCTTAGCAGCAGCTAAAGCCTCACGGAAATGGATCAGCCTCTCCTTAAGCGAatctacataaaatttttaaggttttattgaagtacagcttatttaaaatgtagtgataatttctgctatataacaaagtgtTTCATATACATacaaagttatacatatacatacatccattctttttcagattcttttcccatatagatgatcacagaatattggatagagttccctgggctgcacagcaggtccccattggccaatgaCTGCATTTAcctcaatgtgcatatgccagccccaaaaccccagtccatccctccccaacgcctgtcccctttggtaaccataagtttgtttccaaagtctTTGAGTcctctgttctgcagataagttcatttgtatctttttcttagattccacatataagtgtaaaaattttaaatgtcattttagtATATGGATTAGGCTCTTTGGAATTTGATTAGGATGAACTGATTCCTATGGTCTGTTTACCCGACGTGAAACTGTGGGATACAGGAGAAATACCATCAAACAAGTGTTTGTTCTGATATTATTATCTTTGGCAAGTCAATTTCTCCAGTGCTCAGTTTCCATAGCTACAAATCTATGAAAACTGAGCACTAGAGAAACGTGCTCCACCCCAGTCCTCAGTCACCTCGCAGATGAAAAGTAAAAGGGATGAGCTGACAACAGGGATGGACATTGACTAGATGGTCTAATTTCTcaggtttcttcttctttttttttttttttgtctttttagggccgcacccacggcatgtggaggttcccaggctaggggtcgaatcggagctgtagctgctggcctacaccacagccaccagatccaagcctcgtctgtgacctacaccacagctcacggcaatgccagatccttaacccgctgagtgaggccagggattgaacctgtgtcctcatggctaatagtcacatttgtttccactgagccacaagaggaactctagATGGTCTAATTTCTACATATGTCAGCCTAACAGCAGTATGTAAGGCCTCTCAAATAGCCCTTTCGACCTGCTGGTATTATTACAGATAATTGCTAAAggatatttccatttaaatataaTGCACCTAATGTTCcctatctattttatttaaaataaaattgttttgggagttcctgttgtggctcagtggtaacaaacccgactagtatccatgaggacaagggtttgatccctggcctcactcagtgggttaaagatccagcgttgccatgagctgtggtataggttgcaggcatggcttggatcctgctttgctgtggctgtggtgtaggccagcagctatagctctgattcaacccctagcctgggaacttccctatgctgcagggccagccataaaaataaaaaaataaattattttgtgaataagGCAAAGTATCATCTCCTAAATTATCCATTTCATAAGCTTGGATTTTTGGAGCTCTCCTTAAGGTGGTGCATTCTTGCTCAAATATCCTCAGGCAAAGAAAGGCTTATATTGCAAAGCCACCATCACTGGGAATGGAGCACTTGCATTTACAAATGTGCTCCACCCCAGTGCTCAGTTACCTAGCAGATGAGAAGTAAAAGGGATGAGGTAACAACAGGGATGGACATTAAGTTAGAAGCTGGACAGAACTGGAAATACACGGACAGAGGAAGCCTATAGAGTAGCCTTTGAAAGAGTGGCTCCCAGGAGGTGGGAAGACTTTCGGCCTTGAAATATCCTTATCCCAGAGGCTAGGGAGCACCACTCTACATAGAGGATCTCTAGGTTTTGCCTCCTCTTTCAAAACCAGTATCACTCAGTTTGCAAAGTGTTTTCACACCtgctttctcatttctgtttctaATCCGCATATCACCCTTGTGAAACAGGCAGACCAACACTTATTTTATTATAACTATCctgcagataaggaaaccagAGCTGGGAGAACTTACGTTACTTGTCCAAAGTGAGATTTGTTTATCTTCATTGCATCTGACCCAGAAACACCTATGTTAGCACTTCAGAGAACTGACTGGCACTATGCCGAAGATACTTCGgagtctccttccttttcctttcagctTGTTGGCTCTTTGTCTCTGCCTGTCGTCGCCAACACTGTCTTTCTGATTAAACAAATCAGGGACTACTTCCCTGTAATTCATGTACAGTACCTGGTACTGCGGCCATTGGCCTCTAAAGGAAAAAACTGTCATTTTCACGTGGGTTTAAGACCTGGGAGGGTAATTGAGAAAAGGTAAGTCAGATGTACAGACCTTAATTTAATAAGTGTGAGAGGAGACCATTTGAAATGGAATAGAAACCCCTGTCTGAATTGGATTAGATCAATTATGGACACAAGCGAAGTCAGTTCCCAACTACAGACAGTGTCCCTCCGCCCCCCTCGACCCTGTTCCCATGCTAGAATGTATCCGGCTGTTAAAGCCAAAGTACAGAAACAGCCCCTGGCACATACTAtgtattcattttgaaatatttgctgggagttcctgttgtggctcaacaggttaagaaaccaactagtatccatgaggacggaggttcgatccctggcctcgctcagtgggttaggagtccagcattgccatgagctgtggtctgggtcgcagtcacggcttggatctggtgcagctgtggctgtggctgtggccagcagctacagctctgattcaaaccttagcctaggaacttccatatgccgcaggtatggccataaaaagaaaaagaaaaagaaaaagaaacaaatatttgctgaaagagTGAAATTGAGGGCTGTGGGAAGCTGGGTGGTCTCCCCTTCTTCCAGCTCCTTTCTCAAAATTGCTGACGGAGACTCCACTAGACAGACGTGCCTCAGTCACGGAGGTGAATTACTCTCCTTGACATTCTTCCTTGGACTTTGGAGCcatcttttttaaagaagcaaagtaTCAACAGTGTCACGCCCTCCATCCTTACTATTATTACGGCCTTACGAGTGATAGGCACACACAATGTGGTCTGCTCCTTCGCTCTGATCCTACTTAGTCAAAGGCCCCACGGGGATTTAATCCATATCTTTTACTACTATCTCTATCATTTATTCTTAGGCATTATTACCACACACACCTTAAACCTATGGACAGATCAATGGGGCCACAATTAAACATCTACCATCAGCTAGGTAGAGACAGGGTTTTGTCGGGTGAATTCAAAGGCAGAATAAAGTTTTCTCAGTTGTCTTTCATTGTTTCTTACTTGTTTTACAGCTTTCTTACCAGGGATCTCCCAGTGTAAAGCCTATCCAGTGATGGGGGCCTCGTCAGAGACTTTTCCTGCCACGACCCCCTCCATAACTCCTgggaataaagaaagagagaagactaCGAGTACTGATGATTTTTCTACCCCCTTGAAACAAGGTACAGAAAAATTAGAGATATGacaagaatggggaaaaaaaagtatttttagccCCAACATTAGTCTGGATCTCCAAGAATTCTCCGGGAGGTTGGGGTTGAGAAGTTACACACAGTTTGCATTAGAAAATCACTCCctttctatgggaaaaaaaaaaaaaaaaaatcagcttctcTATAAAGTAGGCCCCAGAATTGTAGTTTTTGACACTATTAATAATCCTTCACCTCCCCACACGTGAGCTCACCTGATAGCCTGATCTGCGGACATGATAAATCATATCGGTGTGGTAGGTAATTCCAGCCATTGTGTAAATAGTTACATGACATTTAAACTCTAAGCAATCATTACAGTGATGACAATGACCAAGAAGCATGTTTTTCATCTGCATTGTTTTTACAAACAGCCCTCCCTAAATTGGCCAGGATTCCAATTCTGTAAGAGTCCACTTGGGTTATATCCCAGTTCCAACAGGAGAAAAGTAAATATGAGATTAGTAATAACAAGATGCATATGAACCATTTGTCCCCAAATTTGACTTGTGATCCCAAAGCAATGCCAATCCACCTCTGTTCCACCTACGTCCCACCAAAGCCGAGAGGAGCACAGGAAAGTATGTGTGTCGGAGCACAAGGACAGAGACCCTGAGGGGGCTGCTGGTGATGGACTCCCTTGTGTAACTTTTCTTCCCCTGAAAGCAGTGCAGGAATCAGTCCTACTGGATCATGGAAAAATCCCAAATCCCAGTAAACATGATTCACTGGGAAGAAACTGCAAAGGAGACTCGAGCAGAGTCCATGATACCTATCCCATTCCTGGACTGAGTCTGAATTGGAAATTCAGCCTCTGCCTCTGAATCAAGCTGGGCCCCTATAGGAACCAGGAGACCTTCAAATCAAAGGGTTGAACGCTTCCCTCTCTCAAatgctctcttctccctcttctacCCTCTCTCCTTTTAGACCCAGATGAGGACCTaaagaagagacagaaatggAGCATCCTGGTCAAATTTCTGATTGCTATCATCCTGCTGTTAGGCGGAATCGCCATTACAGTGTTTGTCATTTTTGAAGTCCCGTGCCCTGTAAGTTTGCTGATGTCCTGGATCCTTCGACTTGATCTATAAAGACCCCCTTCTATCCCAGAGGCAGGGTGGCATAATGAGAAAAAGCACAGACTTTGGACACACCTGCCACTCAACCCCCGCTAGCTGAATGGCTTTCAGAAAGCTGCTTGCCTTCTCCAACCTCAGttgcttcatctttaaaatgagactaggagtttccgtcatggctcagtggttaatgaatccgactaggaaccacgaggttgtggattcgatccctggcctttctcagtgggttaaggatccggcgttgccatgagctgtggtgtaggttgcagatgcggcttggatcccgtgttgctgtggctctggtgtaggccggcggctacagctccgattcgacccctagcctgggaacctccatatgctgcggcagcagccctagaaaaaggcaaaaaagaccaaaaaaaaaaaaaggaattacaaaATGAGACTAATGATAATTTGCCTCTCACAGTGGTTATAAAACTTAATTGAGATGCTCCTGGCACATAGAAGATGCTTGCTAAAGACAAGTTCCTTTCCTCTGCTGCACCTGGACATTCTCTAGGGAGGATAGaggcaatattttcttttttgttagaagagatgattttctttaaatggcCTGATGTGAGGTTTGGGAGATAATCAGATGCATACTGGCCACCTGAAGGTGATAGTTGTCATTTTCTCCCATCAGACTCAATGCCTAAGAGTCAGAGAGCAATGCAGATGCCATCGGTTGTGGAGAAGGCAAAAGAAGGCAGGCCAGCAACCTGGGGAAGCTGAAGCCCAGCCTGACTCTCAGCCCAAGAAGGAAAGTATTCTCTGTATGGTTATGGTCATTTGCCTGGAGAAAATGGGGCTGATATATAAGTCCTGGGAGACAGGGAGCTGCTTTAGTTATGAAGCATATGTGggtaatttttttatgtgttgggAACTAGGCAAGCATTCGTATTACTGTTTTCTTAACATCAGCAGGGCTACTATATTATTGAAAATGCCCATTTCTTGGCCTCAGATATAATGAATCAAAATAGCTAAACTGGGGCCAGGAACctcatttttaagctttttaacaagctccctaAGTAGAGGTGGATTTACTATGAAATTAATGAAGCTAAAGCTCAGTACCCATGAAACCTTGTATCcagttgtgtggtttttttttttcccacagcacatggaagttcctgggccagggattgaaccgacaccacagcagcaatgtgagccacagcagtaacaatactggatccataacccactaagccaccagggaactcccccatatactttttaaacaaaagaaggtGGCCACATATATGGAATTACAGCACTGAGAATGGATCTCTAAGATTTATCTAATCCAGAATGGGACACACGTTGCCACTGTTTTAGTTCCAGGTCATCCCCACCTATCAATAAGCAAGCAGAGTGCAACTGGATGAGTATGTCCTGGAGGTTTCAcgcacagcatagtgattatagTGACAGTACTGAATTATATACTTCAAAACTGCTAAGACACTAGATCTTATacattctcaccacaaaaaagaaatgataattatgtgacacGATGAGGTGTTAGCTAAAGCTACTATGGTAATCATGttgcaatttataaatatatcaagTCAACACGttttgtataccttaaacttatagaGTGTTATATGAAAATTATAACTCAAGCATGGCTCTCTTTCCACCCAAGCATGGCTTCAGGTACCCAATGCCCACTTATCTGTCATCTCTGGTCTAGGGTAATATTTTCTATAATCCTGTTTTGGCTAATAGCAGATGATGAGATGATATAAATTAGTATAATTCTATAA
The Phacochoerus africanus isolate WHEZ1 chromosome 14, ROS_Pafr_v1, whole genome shotgun sequence DNA segment above includes these coding regions:
- the C14H17orf78 gene encoding uncharacterized protein C17orf78 homolog, with product MDTILVFSLIITSYDAHKKELRDSSCQVEPLPSLFPKDVRSIRDVLMREAKRSTFILNQTVAILQCIGSGSKVKINLAYSEKRRKVKHTLKSLTIVAVPHGNSTASPSCHLTPTSKLQTGSLVIGKAFLPGISQCKAYPVMGASSETFPATTPSITPGNKEREKTTSTDDFSTPLKQDEDLKKRQKWSILVKFLIAIILLLGGIAITVFVIFEVPCPTQCLRVREQCRCHRLWRRQKKAGQQPGEAEAQPDSQPKKESILCMVGQDVPNSSSPRRAAETTVVHQTYF